Within Euryarchaeota archaeon, the genomic segment CAAGAAGCACCGAACGGAGGTTCTCGACTGCCGTGAGCGACAACGGGGTCTCACGCGGGACGAGGACGAGCGGTCGTCTCATCTTCAACATGTTCTCCGCGGAACGGGATACGAGCGTGTCGGCGAGTCCGTGGGCCACGGCCGCGAGGGTCTTGAGCGAGCATGGGGCTATCACCATCGCATCGACGGGGAACGAACTCGACGAGATGCCCGCATCCATCTGCTTTTCGCCGTAGCTTTTCGTCGCGGGAAACACCGCATCGCCGCCAAGCTCGTACTTGGCCGTGACCTGGGCGCCCTCCGTCACGATCGCATGCGTCTCGTGGCCCCGCGCATTGAGTTCCTCAAGGAGGCGTTTTCCGATCACTACGCCGGATGCTCCGGTCACCGCTACGATTATCCGCATCCAACCGGCCTATGACGCGTTTCGGTAAAACGGTTTTCCATGAGGCCTTAAGTGGCAAACGGGTCCGACCAAGGCGGAAACCACCATTGCCACCCGAAGAGACGTTTCCCGGAAGTCACGCGGCAAGACTCCTCAAAGCCGCCGCTTCCCGAGATTTCCCAGCCACGTGGACCCTGTTCCGGCAGGATTAAGGGGCCGACGACGGGTCTCCCGCCGATGGGCGCTGCCATCGACGTGAAGGGCCTCGCGAAGTCCTACAAGCGCATCGTCGCCCTCGCAGGCGTCGACCTCACGTTGGAGCCAGGGACGATAATGGGCCTCGTCGGCCCGAACGGGTCTGGAAAGACCACGGCCATCCGATGCATCCTTGGGATTGAAAAAGCCGACCGTGGTGAAGTGTCGGTCCTCGGCCGACCCATGCCCCAAGGCCGAAAACGGGTCCTCGAAAGCGTCGGCTACATGCCGCAAGACATGGCCCTTTACCCCGACCTCACGGTATCCGCGAACCTCGACTTCTTCGCACGGGTGTTCGGTATCAAAGGAAGCGAACGCAAGGAAGCCGAGGCGAAGGCCTTGGACGTGGTGAAGCTCGCCGACAGGGCCGATTCCAAGATCGGCGAACTTTCAGGCGGAATGCGTAGGCGGGCGTCGCTCGCTTGCGCGATCCAACACTCCCCGTCGCTACTCATCCTCGACGAGCCCACCGTCGGCGTCGACCCGGACCTTCGCGCGAACATGTGGGCCACGTTCCGGGAGATGACGGCGGCCGGCGCCGCGATCCTCCTCACGACCCACTACTTGGAAGAGGCCGAACGATGCGATCGGGTCCTCTTCATCCGCGAGGGGAAGCTGATCGGGAACGGAACACCCGCGGAACTCCTTTCGCGCACCGGGACGAAGAGACTCGAGGATGCGTTCCTCTCGATGGCCGGGGGGTCGCGACCTGCGGTTTGAACGGGCGGCGGCGGTCGCCAAGCGCGTCCTCGTCGGCGTCCGCGCGGACAAGAGGACCCTTGGAATCGTCATCGGCGCTCCGATCCTCATTTTCGCCCTTTTTGGGGCCGTGTTCAAGGCCCCGGATTCAGGTATCCAACCGCGGGCGGTGGCGCCCGTCATGGTCGGTCTCTTCGTCTTCTTCCTCACGTACCTGCTGACCGCGGTCTCCTTCCTTCGGGAGCGTAGCGCGGGCACCCTGGAGCGGCTCTATGCAAGTCCGCTTTCGGGCTCGGAACTCATAGCGGGTTACTTCGTGAGCTTCGGCGTCCTAGCGGCCGTACAAACTACCGTCCTCATAGGGGCGGGGATCGGTTTTCTCGATATGGACGTCGGCGAGGCGCTTCCCGTCGCGTACCTCCTGACGCTCTTGGGCGCTTTCACGGCTTTGGGGATCGGCCTTTTCCTTTCGACGCTTGCCGAGAACGAGTTCCAGGTCGTCCAATTCGTGCCCGTGGTCCTCGCCCCGCAGGCCATCCTCGGCGGCGTGTTCGTCCCAATCGACCGGCTCCCCGATTACCTTCGCCCGGTCGCCAACGCGTTCCCGATCACTTACATCATCGAAGGCATGAAGGACATCACCGTCCGAGGCGGTGGTTTCGCCGATGCCACTGGTGAGCTCCTCGTCCTCTCCGCCTTCGCCCTCGGCTCCGTTGCCCTCACCGCTGCCGTCGTGAGCCGGAAATAGTTTCGGTGGCCGGGCGAACCTCTTTCCTCCAAGGGGCGTTTTCCATCCACGATGGCCGAAATCGAGGTGCTTGGGCTCTTGGTGCTGAACCTGCTCGTCCTTGGCGTGGTGGCGTTCCTTGTGGCAAGACGCGCTCCGGCAGGCGACAATCCGCGCGTGGAGGCGGAGATGCGGACGGTGCGCGAGAAAGTCGACGCAGTGAACACGTCGACGGCCGTTCTACAGGAGCGGACCGGCGCCCTGCCACGCGTCGAGGCCGCCTTGAAGTCCCTGGAGATAGGCGTCGGTGCGTTGCCGGCCATGGCGTCAAAGGTCGACGAGATCCACGCGACGTTCACCGACACGACGGTCAAGGGCAAGATTGGCGAGGCTGCCGTCGAGGCGGTGCTGTCGCGACTTCCGACCGATCTCTGGGAGCGCCAATACCCCCTCGGCGGGGGCACGGTGGACTTCATCGTCCGGATGCCAAACGGCCTCATGCTGCCCATCGATGCGAAGATGAGCGGGTCGGAGCTTGTCGGAGACCTGGTGGCGGCGATCGGACGCTCGAACTCGGAAAACGGCGCCGGAGCCGAGGAAGCGAGACTCGTCGCCCGGGACCTCGCAAGAGACATCGGGGCCAGGCTCTACTCGCAGGCCGAGAAGATCCGCAAGTACACGAAAGAAGCCACAGGGGTGCTTCCCGTGGTCCTTGAAGCGGTGCCCGGGCCCGTATTCGACTCCGTAGGGCATTCGGTGAAGTCCGATTGTTCAAAGATCGGCGTGGAGGTAGTGAGCTACGACATGCTTCTTCCACTGATCTCGGTGCTTCGCAGCCAGAACACGCACGACGTGGAAAGCATCCAACGGGCGACCGCGAGCGTCGAGCGCGTGAGGCGTAGCTTCGAGAAGATCGACGAAATACTGGTGAACAAGGTCGGAAAGGCCAGGACCATGCTCGCCAACGCGCAAGCCGAGATAGAGGCAGAACTCACGAACGCAAGGTCTGCTCTCGCGGGCATGGATCCGTGAGCGTCGTCGCGCGGGCGATCGGGAAACGGCGCCGACGGTATCGGCGGCCCCTCCTCGGTGGTGGGGCCACCCGATGCCCCCCGCTCCTTACGCAAATAGGCTCATAAACGCGGGCGCACTATCCGGTGCGATAAGCCGTGACGAAGGGAAAATACAAGATAGTTCTGCTCGGCGGGGACGGCACCGGACCTGAAGTGGTCGCCGAAGGGCGAAGAGCGATGGACGCGGCCGCGAAGCGTCTCAACCTCAATCTCGAATACGAGGAATTCCCCTGCGGCGGCGAGTATTACCTCAAAACGGGCAAGGAGTGGCCGGACGGGTCGTTCGACGCTTGCAAGGCGGCGGACGCGATCCTCCTCGGCGCCGTCGGCTGGCCGGGAGCAAGTCTTCCCTCTGGCGACATCGCGGGCGCCGGCATCGTGTTCGGCCTCCGATTCGGCCTCGACCTGTACGCGAACGTCCGCCCCACGAAATTGTTTCCAGGGGTCCGCCACAAGATCGGCGAGAAGTTCAAGCAGGTCTGGGAACCGAAGGACGTGGATTTCGTCGTCATCCGGGAGAACAGCGAAGGCGAATACACTCCAGCCCGAGGCCACCTTACGCGCGGTGGCAAGACGGAGCTCACTACCGACACGTCGATCATCACAAGAAAAGGCGCAGAACGTGTGATCAAGTATGCGTTCGAACTTTCAAAGACGCGAAACGGAGCGCCGAAGGACGGTCTTCGACGCGTGACCTGCATCGACAAGTCGAACGTGCTCCGGGGCTCACAGTTCTTCAGGGAGATCTTCGACGAGATCGCGGCCGGCTACCAGGGCATCGAGCGCGATTACGCATACATCGACGCGTTCTGCCAATGGATAATCCGAAATCCGGAAGCGTACGACGTGGCCGTGACGACCAACATGTTCGGCGACATCGCAACGGACCTCGCCTCCGTGCTCCAAGGCGGCATGGGGATGGCAGCGGGGGGAAACATCGGCGACGATCACGCGATGTTCGAGCCCATCCACGGGTCGAGCCCGAAGCACGCTGGAAAGGGAATAGTGAACCCTATGGCGACGATCCTCGCATCGTCGATGATGCTTGAATGGCTTGGGAAGCGGCACAATGACGCGAAGATGGTACAAGGCGCGCGCCTCCTTGAACAAGCTGTCGCCGCCGTGGCGGCCGAGGGGAAGACGTTGACCTACGACCTCGGCGGCTCGGCGAAGACGGGAGAGGTCGGGGGCGCCGTGGTCCAACAAGTGAAGACGCTTCCCCTGTAGGTCCGGTCGGCGGCGCGGAGTCCATTGGGCGTTTCCCGTGCGCTCCAGGAAACTAAAGGCTCGTCGCGGTGCTCGGCGGCGGATTCTCGCCCTTACGTTGATAAATCAGCGCGAGGCAGCTTTGAGTGCCCGTGACCGCGAGATGACTAGTGCCCTCCGGGATGGCGATCGCATCGCCGGGTTTCAGGCGTACATTGTGCCCTCCCACCCGAAGCTCCATGGTCCCGGTGATCACGTACCCCAAGTGGCCGCGTCTGCACATCTCGGGCTCTCTCCAGCCAGCCGGGAATTCGACGAGGCGCATGACGCGGTCTTCGAGCTCCACTGATTTCTCCTTGAGGCCTGCCGGCGTCTTTTGGAAAGGCACCGAGTTCCACGACGTAACTATCGCTGTCATCTCTTAACACACGGCCGCGTTCGACGGCGTTGGCACAAAGGTTTCATGGTGGTTAAGTAGCTTCTCTCTCCCGTGAACGCTCATTCCAGGGAGCCTTCCCTTCCGGGCGCGGACATCCCGACGGCAACGGCGTCCGCCGTTTCCGCCACTGGTCCCGGTGGACCGTCTCCCCGAGAAGGACGGCCAAGCGCCTCTACTTCCGTGTCGGCGCCACCGGCCTCTATTCTCCACCCGCACGCGGATGGCCACGCGATGGGGACGCACGTCCTCGATGTCGAAACCCTGTACTTGTCTTCGGACCTTCCCGGCGGTTGGGACGACATCGCGAAGATGCGCGTCGCCGTATGCGTCCTTTATGATCTTGGGGCGGACTCGCTTCGGGTCTTCAGCGCCGACACCGAGCTGGGGGAGCCCCTCGAATCACTGTTTAGTCTACTCGAACAGTGCCGGGAGAATGGATGCGCGGTCATCGGACACAACATCCTTCGCTTCGACTGGACGGTCATCGCAGGCGAATGGAGGTCGCGAGGGCTCATTCCCGACGTCGACGAATATCTTCCCGGAAAGGCCCGCATCGTGGATACGATGGCCATCCTTTACGAGAAACTCGGGTGGAGGCCGAGCCTCCAGCTTCTC encodes:
- a CDS encoding UbiX family flavin prenyltransferase — protein: MRIIVAVTGASGVVIGKRLLEELNARGHETHAIVTEGAQVTAKYELGGDAVFPATKSYGEKQMDAGISSSSFPVDAMVIAPCSLKTLAAVAHGLADTLVSRSAENMLKMRRPLVLVPRETPLSLTAVENLRSVLLAGAMVVPPMVGYYADPKSVDEVTDFFVGKILDCLRIEHDLYRRWK
- a CDS encoding ABC transporter ATP-binding protein; protein product: MGAAIDVKGLAKSYKRIVALAGVDLTLEPGTIMGLVGPNGSGKTTAIRCILGIEKADRGEVSVLGRPMPQGRKRVLESVGYMPQDMALYPDLTVSANLDFFARVFGIKGSERKEAEAKALDVVKLADRADSKIGELSGGMRRRASLACAIQHSPSLLILDEPTVGVDPDLRANMWATFREMTAAGAAILLTTHYLEEAERCDRVLFIREGKLIGNGTPAELLSRTGTKRLEDAFLSMAGGSRPAV
- a CDS encoding ABC transporter permease; protein product: MRSSRWPGGRDLRFERAAAVAKRVLVGVRADKRTLGIVIGAPILIFALFGAVFKAPDSGIQPRAVAPVMVGLFVFFLTYLLTAVSFLRERSAGTLERLYASPLSGSELIAGYFVSFGVLAAVQTTVLIGAGIGFLDMDVGEALPVAYLLTLLGAFTALGIGLFLSTLAENEFQVVQFVPVVLAPQAILGGVFVPIDRLPDYLRPVANAFPITYIIEGMKDITVRGGGFADATGELLVLSAFALGSVALTAAVVSRK
- the rmuC gene encoding DNA recombination protein RmuC, with the protein product MAEIEVLGLLVLNLLVLGVVAFLVARRAPAGDNPRVEAEMRTVREKVDAVNTSTAVLQERTGALPRVEAALKSLEIGVGALPAMASKVDEIHATFTDTTVKGKIGEAAVEAVLSRLPTDLWERQYPLGGGTVDFIVRMPNGLMLPIDAKMSGSELVGDLVAAIGRSNSENGAGAEEARLVARDLARDIGARLYSQAEKIRKYTKEATGVLPVVLEAVPGPVFDSVGHSVKSDCSKIGVEVVSYDMLLPLISVLRSQNTHDVESIQRATASVERVRRSFEKIDEILVNKVGKARTMLANAQAEIEAELTNARSALAGMDP
- a CDS encoding isocitrate/isopropylmalate dehydrogenase family protein, with product MTKGKYKIVLLGGDGTGPEVVAEGRRAMDAAAKRLNLNLEYEEFPCGGEYYLKTGKEWPDGSFDACKAADAILLGAVGWPGASLPSGDIAGAGIVFGLRFGLDLYANVRPTKLFPGVRHKIGEKFKQVWEPKDVDFVVIRENSEGEYTPARGHLTRGGKTELTTDTSIITRKGAERVIKYAFELSKTRNGAPKDGLRRVTCIDKSNVLRGSQFFREIFDEIAAGYQGIERDYAYIDAFCQWIIRNPEAYDVAVTTNMFGDIATDLASVLQGGMGMAAGGNIGDDHAMFEPIHGSSPKHAGKGIVNPMATILASSMMLEWLGKRHNDAKMVQGARLLEQAVAAVAAEGKTLTYDLGGSAKTGEVGGAVVQQVKTLPL
- a CDS encoding cupin domain-containing protein; this encodes MTAIVTSWNSVPFQKTPAGLKEKSVELEDRVMRLVEFPAGWREPEMCRRGHLGYVITGTMELRVGGHNVRLKPGDAIAIPEGTSHLAVTGTQSCLALIYQRKGENPPPSTATSL